The following proteins are encoded in a genomic region of Prionailurus viverrinus isolate Anna chromosome E3, UM_Priviv_1.0, whole genome shotgun sequence:
- the ZNF174 gene encoding zinc finger protein 174 isoform X1, which yields MAAKMEITLSSQSHIQASSKPERHIITKLEEKRGPALQKDRPDPELSRQSFRRFCYQEVSGPQEALARLQQLCRQWLQPELHTKEQILELLVLEQFLNILPSEIQARVRHRCPMSCREIVTLVEDFQRAAKRPKQWVAVCMQGQKVLLEKTGSQLGEQELPDFQLQTPRRFPRESALEEPSQAGSPDQLSSHHWEKSTLLQEPSPRLAGTEAPRMKSDNKENPQPEGAKGGKPCALSPGRPKGNGLQSPEPRGANRNEPRLSRRQVSPPNAQKPFAHYQRHCRELEYISSPLKSHPLRELKKSKGGRRSLSSRLQRLGHQAARSAKKPYKCDDCGKSFTWNSELKRHKRVHTGERPYTCGECGNCFGRQSTLKLHQRIHTGEKPYQCGQCGKSFRQSSNLHQHHRLHHGD from the exons ATGGCGGCTAAGATGGAGATAACTTTGAGCTCGCAGTCCCACATTCAGGCCTCCTCCAAGCCAGAGAGACACATAATAACAAAGCTGGAAGAGAAACGGGGACCCGCTCTGCAAAAGGACCGCCCCGATCCCGAGCTCTCCCGCCAGAGCTTCCGACGGTTTTGTTACCAAGAGGTGTCTGGACCCCAAGAGGCACTCGCCCGGCTGCAGCAGCTCTGCCGTCAGTGGCTGCAGCCCGAGCTGCACACCAAAGAGCAGATATTGGAGCTGCTGGTGCTGGAGCAGTTCCTGAACATCCTGCCCTCGGAGATTCAGGCTCGCGTCAGGCATCGATGTCCAATGAGCTGCAGGGAGATTGTGACCCTGGTGGAAGATTTTCAAAGAGCAGCCAAGAGACCAAAGCAGTGG GTGGCCGTGTGTATGCAGGGGCAGAAGGTGCTCTTGGAGAAAACTGGATCTCAGCTTGGAGAACAGGAACTACCAGACTTTCAACTGCAAACTCCTAGGAGGTTTCCCCGGGAGAGTGCTCTGGAGGAGCCTTCCCAGGCGGGATCTCCGGACCAGCTGAGCTCTCATCATTGGGAAAAATCCACACTCCTCCAGGAACCAAGCCCCAGATTGGCTGGTACAG AGGCCCCCAGAATGAAAAGTGACAACAAGGAAAATCCGCAGCCAGAGGGGGCTAAAGGAGGGAAGCCATGTGCCCTGTCCCCTGGCAGACCCAAAGGTAACGGTCTGCAGAGTCCCGAACCGAGAGGGGCGAATAGGAATGAACCCCGGTTGTCACGGAGGCAGGTCAGCCCCCCGAATGCTCAGAAGCCATTCGCTCACTACCAGAGACATTGCAGGGAACTGGAGTACATCAGCAGCCCCCTGAAAAGCCACCCGCTGAGAGAgctgaagaaaagcaaaggggGCAGAAGGAGCCTGAGCAGTCGCTTGCAGCGCCTCGGTCACCAGGCGGCCCGCTCGGCAAAGAAGCCTTACAAATGTGATGACTGTGGGAAAAGCTTCACGTGGAATTCGGAGCTGAAAAGACACAAGCGGGTGCACACAGGGGAGAGGCCCTACACGTGCGGAGAGTGTGGGAACTGCTTTGGGCGCCAGTCAACGCTGAAACTGCACCAGAGGATCCACACCGGGGAGAAGCCCTACCAGTGCGGCCAGTGTGGGAAAAGCTTTCGCCAGAGCTCAAACCTCCACCAGCACCACAGACTCCACCACGGGGACTGA
- the ZNF174 gene encoding zinc finger protein 174 isoform X2, which yields MAAKMEITLSSQSHIQASSKPERHIITKLEEKRGPALQKDRPDPELSRQSFRRFCYQEVSGPQEALARLQQLCRQWLQPELHTKEQILELLVLEQFLNILPSEIQARVRHRCPMSCREIVTLVEDFQRAAKRPKQWVAVCMQGQKVLLEKTGSQLGEQELPDFQLQTPRRFPRESALEEPSQAGSPDQLSSHHWEKSTLLQEPSPRLAGTELLTVKTDPHMATDEHPGKPWLSFIT from the exons ATGGCGGCTAAGATGGAGATAACTTTGAGCTCGCAGTCCCACATTCAGGCCTCCTCCAAGCCAGAGAGACACATAATAACAAAGCTGGAAGAGAAACGGGGACCCGCTCTGCAAAAGGACCGCCCCGATCCCGAGCTCTCCCGCCAGAGCTTCCGACGGTTTTGTTACCAAGAGGTGTCTGGACCCCAAGAGGCACTCGCCCGGCTGCAGCAGCTCTGCCGTCAGTGGCTGCAGCCCGAGCTGCACACCAAAGAGCAGATATTGGAGCTGCTGGTGCTGGAGCAGTTCCTGAACATCCTGCCCTCGGAGATTCAGGCTCGCGTCAGGCATCGATGTCCAATGAGCTGCAGGGAGATTGTGACCCTGGTGGAAGATTTTCAAAGAGCAGCCAAGAGACCAAAGCAGTGG GTGGCCGTGTGTATGCAGGGGCAGAAGGTGCTCTTGGAGAAAACTGGATCTCAGCTTGGAGAACAGGAACTACCAGACTTTCAACTGCAAACTCCTAGGAGGTTTCCCCGGGAGAGTGCTCTGGAGGAGCCTTCCCAGGCGGGATCTCCGGACCAGCTGAGCTCTCATCATTGGGAAAAATCCACACTCCTCCAGGAACCAAGCCCCAGATTGGCTGGTACAG aGCTTCTTACAGTGAAGACAGATCCACATATGGCCACTGATGAACATCCAGGCAAACCTTGGCTGAGTTTCATCACTTAA